A window of the Eschrichtius robustus isolate mEscRob2 chromosome 5, mEscRob2.pri, whole genome shotgun sequence genome harbors these coding sequences:
- the LOC137764869 gene encoding cofilin-1, whose protein sequence is MASGVAVSDGVTKVFNDMKVHKSSTPEEVKKRKKAVFFCLSEDKKNIILEEGKEILAGDVGQTVDDPYATFVKRLPDKDCRYALYDATYETKESKKEELVFIFWAPECAPLKSKMIYASSKDAIKKKLTGIKHELQANCYEEVKDRCTLAEKLGGSAIISLEGKPL, encoded by the coding sequence atGGCCTCTGGTGTGGCTGTCTCTGATGGGGTCACCAAAGTGTTCAACGACATGAAGGTGCATAAGTCGTCGACACCAGAGGAGGTGAAGAAGCGCAAGAAGGCAGTGTTCTTCTGCCTGAGCGAGGACAAGAAGAACATCATCCTGGAGGAGGGCAAGGAGATCCTGGCAGGTGATGTGGGCCAGACTGTAGACGACCCCTACGCCACCTTTGTCAAGAGGCTGCCAGACAAGGACTGCCGCTACGCCCTCTATGACGCAACCTATGAGACCAAGGAGAGCAAGAAGGAGGAGCTAGTGTTCATCTTCTGGGCCCCTGAGTGTGCACCCCTTAAGAGCAAAATGATCTATGCCAGCTCCAAGGACGCCATCAAGAAGAAGCTGACGGGGATCAAGCATGAATTGCAAGCAAACTGCTATGAGGAGGTCAAGGACCGCTGCACCCTGGCAGAGAAGCTGGGGGGCAGTGCCATCATCTCCCTGGAGGGCAAGCCTTTGTGA